The following proteins come from a genomic window of Pseudomonas sp. WJP1:
- a CDS encoding hemolysin family protein, with protein MDPSPGLSLATIFADFGMILFALILVLLNGFFVAAEFAMVKLRSTRVEAIAEQHGWRGHILRTVHSQLDAYLSACQLGITLASLGLGWVGEPAFAHLLAPVLSAVGVDSAEVVKAVSFFTAFFIISYLHIVVGELAPKSWAIRKPELLSLWTAVPLYLFYWAMYPAIYLLNASANQILRIAGQGEPGPHHEHHYSREELKLILHSSRGQDPSDQGMRVLASAVEMGELEVVDWANSREDLVTLEFNAPLKEILAMFRRHKFSRYPVYDSERQEFVGLLHIKDLLLELAALDHIPESFNLAELTRPLERVSRHMPLSQLLEQFRKGGSHFAVVEEADGNIIGYLTMEDVLEVLVGDIQDEHRKAERGILAYQPGKLLVRGDTPLFKVERLLGIDLDHVEAETLAGLVYESLKRVPEEEEVLEVEGLRIIIKKMKGPKIVLAKVLMLD; from the coding sequence ATGGACCCTTCCCCTGGCTTGTCCCTCGCAACAATATTCGCCGACTTCGGCATGATCCTTTTTGCTCTGATCCTGGTATTGCTCAACGGCTTTTTCGTTGCGGCGGAATTCGCCATGGTCAAATTGCGCTCGACCCGGGTCGAAGCCATCGCTGAGCAGCACGGCTGGCGCGGACACATCCTGCGCACCGTGCACAGTCAGCTCGATGCTTACCTGTCGGCGTGCCAGTTGGGTATCACCCTCGCCTCGCTGGGCCTTGGCTGGGTCGGTGAGCCGGCGTTCGCGCACCTTCTGGCCCCCGTGCTGAGCGCCGTGGGCGTCGATTCGGCCGAAGTGGTCAAGGCCGTGTCGTTCTTCACCGCGTTCTTCATCATTTCGTACCTGCACATCGTGGTCGGCGAGCTCGCCCCGAAATCCTGGGCCATCCGCAAACCCGAATTGCTGTCGCTGTGGACCGCCGTACCGCTGTACCTGTTCTACTGGGCCATGTACCCGGCCATTTACCTGCTCAACGCCAGCGCCAACCAGATCCTGCGCATCGCAGGGCAAGGCGAACCCGGCCCGCATCACGAGCACCATTACAGCCGCGAAGAACTGAAATTGATCCTGCACTCGAGCCGTGGCCAGGACCCGAGCGACCAGGGCATGCGCGTTCTGGCCTCTGCTGTGGAAATGGGCGAGCTGGAAGTGGTCGACTGGGCCAACTCCCGCGAAGACCTGGTGACCCTGGAATTCAACGCGCCGCTCAAGGAAATCCTGGCGATGTTCCGTCGCCACAAGTTCAGCCGCTACCCGGTGTACGACAGCGAGCGCCAGGAGTTCGTCGGCCTGCTGCACATCAAGGACCTGCTGCTTGAGCTGGCGGCCCTGGACCACATTCCCGAGTCGTTCAACCTGGCCGAACTGACCCGCCCGCTGGAGCGCGTGTCGCGGCACATGCCGCTGTCGCAGTTGCTGGAGCAGTTCCGCAAGGGCGGCTCGCACTTCGCCGTGGTCGAAGAGGCCGACGGCAACATCATCGGCTACCTGACCATGGAAGACGTGCTGGAAGTGCTGGTGGGCGATATCCAGGACGAACACCGCAAGGCCGAGCGCGGCATCCTCGCCTATCAGCCAGGCAAGCTGCTGGTACGGGGCGATACGCCACTGTTCAAGGTCGAGCGCCTGCTGGGCATCGATCTGGACCACGTTGAAGCCGAAACCCTCGCAGGTTTGGTCTATGAGAGCCTCAAGCGCGTTCCTGAAGAGGAAGAAGTGCTGGAAGTCGAAGGTCTGCGCATCATCATCAAGAAGATGAAAGGGCCGAAGATTGTGTTGGCCAAGGTGTTAATGCTCGATTGA
- a CDS encoding M23 family metallopeptidase — MLVRLLFFCGLFIASTAAVAMTIYKSTDVNGVVSYSDRPTTGSKVFTFQDRMDERLERQVYLVITKKDGVDSVYVRNDLYAPVEIELSFAGLKNVSGAPSRPIRRVMPLRSSIRLAQLTATKAGSPIAYIPRFEYSLGDPAGASMAYRYPLPWRGGPFRVSQGANGQYSHFGPKNRYAIDIAMPEGTPIIAARGGTVIKTENSQSGRGTDASGNFVRVLHDDGTMGVYLHLKQGSVSVREGQRVAVGSPLALSGNTGNSSGPHLHFVVQRNTGMGLVSIPYQFNQPVNALPNFALGKQ, encoded by the coding sequence ATGCTCGTGCGCCTGCTGTTTTTCTGTGGTCTGTTCATAGCCTCGACCGCGGCCGTGGCCATGACCATCTACAAGTCCACCGACGTCAATGGCGTGGTCTCCTACAGTGACCGCCCCACGACAGGCTCCAAGGTGTTCACTTTCCAGGACCGCATGGACGAGCGCCTTGAGCGGCAGGTGTACCTCGTCATCACGAAGAAGGACGGGGTGGACAGCGTGTACGTGCGCAATGACTTGTACGCGCCGGTAGAGATCGAGTTGAGTTTCGCCGGGTTGAAGAACGTCAGCGGCGCGCCGAGTCGACCGATTCGCCGGGTAATGCCGTTGCGCAGCAGCATTCGCCTGGCGCAGCTCACGGCGACTAAGGCCGGGAGCCCGATTGCCTACATCCCCAGGTTTGAATATTCCCTGGGCGACCCCGCAGGCGCCTCCATGGCCTATCGCTACCCGCTGCCCTGGCGTGGCGGGCCGTTCCGGGTCAGCCAGGGCGCCAATGGCCAATACAGCCACTTCGGCCCGAAGAACCGTTACGCCATAGACATCGCCATGCCCGAAGGCACGCCGATCATCGCCGCGCGAGGCGGGACCGTGATCAAGACCGAAAACAGTCAGAGCGGGCGTGGCACCGACGCGTCGGGCAATTTTGTGCGGGTGCTGCACGATGACGGGACCATGGGCGTATACCTGCACCTGAAACAGGGCTCGGTCAGCGTTCGGGAGGGGCAGCGGGTGGCAGTGGGCAGCCCGTTGGCGCTGTCGGGCAATACCGGCAACAGCAGCGGGCCACACCTGCACTTCGTGGTGCAGCGCAATACCGGGATGGGGCTGGTATCGATTCCGTACCAGTTCAATCAGCCGGTCAATGCGTTGCCCAACTTTGCGTTGGGCAAACAATGA
- a CDS encoding response regulator, with protein MSKVSVLVVDDASFIRDLVKKCLRDYFPGMRIEDAVNGRKAQSLLAREAFDLVLCDWEMPEMSGLELLTWCREQDSLKGMPFVMVTSRGDKENVVQAIQAGVSGYVSKPFTNEQLITKVKQALHKVGKLDGLMSVAATKTISAFGNDTLNALTGNKPAVSAPAAAAPSPGLLNNPPAKAPVAAAGAGRGQGQLRLPNGIQQCVIKALSLKEALLVVKRTDNLPQVLDSAVLDLEQGERAEVARLNGYLHAVVAHEPKPDSDWLQLTFRFVDQDAQKLDYLSRLIARGTAQKHFIPGA; from the coding sequence ATGAGTAAGGTCAGTGTGTTGGTCGTGGACGATGCCTCGTTCATTCGTGACCTGGTGAAGAAATGCCTGCGCGACTATTTCCCGGGCATGCGCATCGAAGACGCGGTCAACGGCCGCAAGGCTCAGTCGCTGCTGGCAAGGGAGGCCTTCGACCTGGTGCTGTGCGATTGGGAAATGCCGGAAATGTCCGGCCTGGAACTGCTGACCTGGTGCCGCGAGCAAGACAGCCTCAAAGGCATGCCATTCGTGATGGTGACCAGCCGCGGCGACAAGGAGAACGTCGTCCAGGCGATCCAGGCCGGCGTTTCCGGCTACGTCAGCAAGCCGTTCACCAACGAGCAACTGATCACCAAGGTCAAGCAAGCGCTGCACAAGGTCGGCAAACTCGACGGCCTGATGAGCGTGGCGGCCACCAAGACAATCTCGGCATTCGGCAACGACACCCTGAACGCATTGACCGGCAACAAGCCTGCCGTGAGCGCTCCAGCGGCTGCTGCACCGTCCCCGGGCTTGCTCAACAACCCGCCGGCCAAGGCCCCGGTGGCGGCTGCCGGCGCTGGGCGAGGTCAGGGTCAGCTGCGGTTGCCCAATGGCATCCAACAGTGCGTGATCAAGGCGCTGAGCCTCAAGGAAGCGCTGCTGGTGGTCAAGCGTACCGACAACCTGCCGCAGGTTCTCGACAGCGCCGTACTGGACCTGGAGCAGGGCGAGCGCGCCGAAGTGGCCCGCCTCAATGGCTACCTGCACGCCGTCGTGGCCCACGAGCCCAAGCCCGACAGTGACTGGTTGCAGCTGACCTTCCGCTTCGTCGATCAGGACGCGCAGAAACTGGACTACCTCTCCCGGCTGATTGCCCGGGGTACCGCGCAGAAACATTTCATTCCAGGCGCGTAA
- the phoU gene encoding phosphate signaling complex protein PhoU codes for MISKEGLTHHISQQFNAELEEVRSHLLAMGGLVEKQVNDAVTALIEADSGLAQQVREIDDQINQMERNIDEECLRILARRQPAASDLRLIISISKSVIDLERIGDEATKIARRAIQLCEEGEAPRGYVEVRHIGDQVRNMVRDALDAFARFDADLALSVAQYDKIIDREYKTALRELATYMMEDPRSISRVLSIIWVLRSLERIGDHARNISELVIYLVRGTDVRHLGLKRMKEEVEGTSGETANVPGESDDK; via the coding sequence ATGATTAGTAAAGAAGGCCTTACCCACCACATTTCCCAGCAGTTCAACGCCGAACTCGAGGAAGTGCGCAGCCACCTCCTGGCCATGGGCGGGCTGGTGGAAAAACAGGTCAACGACGCGGTCACCGCGCTGATCGAGGCCGATTCCGGCCTGGCCCAGCAGGTGCGTGAGATCGACGACCAGATCAACCAGATGGAACGCAATATCGACGAAGAATGCCTGCGCATTCTGGCCCGTCGTCAGCCGGCGGCGTCCGACTTGCGCCTGATCATCAGCATTTCCAAATCGGTGATCGACCTGGAGCGCATCGGTGACGAAGCGACCAAGATCGCCCGTCGCGCCATCCAGCTGTGCGAAGAAGGCGAAGCACCGCGTGGTTACGTCGAGGTTCGCCACATCGGTGACCAGGTGCGAAACATGGTCCGTGATGCGCTGGATGCCTTTGCCCGTTTCGATGCCGACCTGGCGTTGTCGGTGGCGCAGTACGACAAGATCATCGACCGCGAATACAAGACCGCCTTGCGTGAGCTGGCGACCTACATGATGGAAGACCCTCGCTCTATCTCGCGGGTCTTGAGCATCATCTGGGTACTGCGTTCGCTGGAGCGTATCGGCGACCACGCACGCAATATTTCGGAGCTGGTGATTTACCTGGTGCGCGGCACCGACGTACGTCACCTGGGTCTCAAGCGCATGAAGGAAGAAGTTGAAGGAACCAGCGGCGAAACCGCTAATGTTCCGGGCGAATCTGACGATAAGTAA
- the pstB gene encoding phosphate ABC transporter ATP-binding protein PstB, translating to MQHEAHTHGINMSALGRDKQSLSLEQETVAIEVPGLSLFYGDKQALYDVSMNIPKQRVTAFIGPSGCGKSTLLRTFNRMNDLVDGCRVEGAINLYGNNIYRKGEDVAELRRRVGMVFQKPNPFPKTIYENVVYGLRIQGINKKRVLDEAVEWALKGAALWDEVKDRLHESALGLSGGQQQRLVIARTIAVEPEVLLLDEPCSALDPISTLKVEELIYELKSKFTIVIVTHNMQQAARVSDYTAFMYMGKLVEFGDTDTLFTNPAKKQTEDYITGRYG from the coding sequence ATGCAGCACGAAGCACATACCCACGGCATCAACATGTCGGCCCTGGGTCGCGACAAACAGAGCCTGAGCCTCGAGCAGGAAACCGTGGCCATCGAAGTGCCGGGCCTGAGCCTGTTCTACGGCGACAAACAAGCGCTGTACGACGTCAGCATGAACATCCCGAAACAGCGCGTGACCGCCTTCATCGGCCCGTCCGGCTGCGGCAAGTCCACGCTGCTGCGGACCTTCAACCGCATGAACGACCTGGTGGATGGCTGCCGCGTCGAAGGCGCGATCAACCTGTACGGCAACAATATCTACCGCAAGGGCGAAGACGTGGCCGAGCTGCGTCGTCGCGTTGGCATGGTGTTCCAGAAGCCGAACCCGTTCCCGAAAACCATCTACGAAAACGTGGTCTACGGCCTGCGCATCCAGGGCATCAACAAGAAGCGCGTACTGGACGAAGCCGTCGAGTGGGCGTTGAAAGGCGCGGCACTGTGGGATGAGGTCAAGGACCGCCTGCACGAATCGGCACTGGGCCTTTCTGGTGGTCAGCAGCAACGTCTGGTGATCGCCCGTACCATCGCCGTGGAGCCGGAAGTGCTGCTGCTCGACGAACCGTGCTCGGCACTCGACCCGATCTCGACGCTGAAAGTCGAAGAGCTGATCTACGAACTGAAATCCAAGTTCACCATCGTCATCGTGACCCACAACATGCAGCAGGCCGCGCGGGTTTCCGACTACACGGCGTTCATGTACATGGGCAAACTGGTGGAGTTCGGCGACACCGACACCCTGTTTACCAATCCGGCGAAGAAGCAGACCGAAGACTACATCACCGGTCGTTACGGCTAG
- the pstA gene encoding phosphate ABC transporter permease PstA, with protein MKQNSLKGWFKSGAPGVWISGGAVSIAVIMTIGLLAVIAVRGLGHFWPADLIHASYDVPGQANHLVVGEVVQKEEVPRARLKSAGLPVPDEGPEFMTRELIKVGNRDLNGTDFTWIVGEWLTKQTTPVELMALERREWGNFYGYLVNVKQDGKVIAEGEAAWPELQARIDRVNQLAGQLKTLEKVDIGAINAGLERIRLHGRKLELDGKLDAAAQADMESERAELNARYQDVEARLGDLHAQFNRDSLTARDANGKEIEIGLGKVVHAYQPNAMGTFTKIGFYFSKVWEFLSDDPREANTEGGIFPAIFGTVMMTLIMAMIVTPFGVLAAVYLREYAKQNTLTRVIRIAVNNLAGVPAIVYGVFGLGFFVYVLGGSLDRLFFPEALPAPTFGTPGLLWASLTLALLAVPVVIVATEEGLARIPRTVREGSLALGATKAETLWKIVLPMASPAMMTGMILAVARAAGEVAPLMLVGVVKLAPSLPVDGNYPYLHLDQKIMHLGFHIYDVGFQSPNVEAARPLVYATALLLVLVIATLNLSAVYIRNHLREKYKALDS; from the coding sequence GTGAAACAGAACTCCCTGAAAGGATGGTTCAAGAGCGGCGCCCCGGGCGTCTGGATCAGCGGTGGCGCGGTGTCCATCGCGGTCATCATGACCATTGGCCTGCTGGCGGTGATTGCCGTGCGTGGCCTGGGTCACTTCTGGCCGGCGGATCTGATCCACGCCAGCTACGACGTGCCGGGCCAGGCCAATCACCTGGTCGTTGGCGAAGTGGTGCAGAAGGAAGAAGTGCCGCGTGCGCGCCTGAAGAGCGCCGGCCTGCCGGTGCCTGACGAAGGCCCGGAGTTCATGACCCGCGAGCTGATCAAGGTCGGCAACCGTGACCTGAACGGCACCGATTTCACGTGGATCGTCGGCGAGTGGCTGACTAAACAGACGACGCCAGTCGAACTGATGGCGCTGGAACGTCGCGAGTGGGGCAATTTCTACGGCTACCTGGTCAACGTCAAACAGGACGGCAAGGTGATTGCCGAAGGCGAGGCTGCGTGGCCTGAGCTGCAGGCGCGGATCGACCGTGTGAATCAGCTGGCTGGCCAGCTCAAGACCCTGGAAAAAGTCGACATCGGCGCGATCAACGCTGGCCTCGAACGCATCCGCCTGCACGGCCGCAAACTGGAACTGGATGGCAAGCTCGACGCCGCCGCGCAAGCGGACATGGAGTCCGAGCGCGCCGAGCTCAATGCCCGCTATCAGGACGTTGAAGCTCGCCTGGGTGATCTGCACGCGCAGTTCAACCGCGACAGCCTCACCGCCCGTGATGCCAACGGCAAGGAAATCGAAATTGGCCTGGGTAAAGTGGTTCACGCCTACCAGCCGAACGCCATGGGTACCTTCACCAAGATCGGTTTCTACTTCAGCAAGGTCTGGGAATTCCTGAGCGACGACCCGCGTGAAGCGAACACCGAAGGCGGTATTTTCCCGGCGATCTTCGGCACCGTGATGATGACGTTGATCATGGCGATGATCGTGACCCCGTTCGGCGTCCTGGCCGCGGTGTACCTGCGTGAATACGCCAAGCAGAACACCCTGACCCGGGTGATCCGCATCGCGGTGAACAACCTGGCGGGCGTTCCGGCCATCGTTTACGGCGTGTTCGGCCTGGGCTTCTTCGTCTACGTACTGGGTGGCTCGCTTGACCGTCTGTTCTTCCCTGAAGCCTTGCCGGCGCCGACCTTCGGCACACCGGGCCTGCTCTGGGCATCGTTGACCCTGGCGCTGCTGGCGGTGCCGGTGGTGATCGTGGCCACCGAAGAAGGCCTGGCGCGGATTCCTCGCACCGTGCGCGAAGGCTCGTTGGCCCTCGGCGCGACCAAGGCGGAAACCCTGTGGAAGATCGTACTGCCAATGGCCAGCCCGGCGATGATGACCGGCATGATCCTCGCCGTGGCCCGCGCCGCCGGTGAAGTGGCGCCGCTGATGCTGGTGGGTGTGGTGAAGCTGGCGCCGTCGCTGCCGGTGGATGGCAACTACCCGTACCTGCACCTGGACCAGAAGATCATGCACCTGGGCTTCCACATCTATGACGTCGGCTTCCAGAGCCCGAACGTCGAAGCCGCGCGGCCGCTGGTGTACGCCACGGCGCTGTTGCTGGTGCTGGTGATCGCGACATTGAACCTGTCGGCCGTTTATATCCGTAACCACCTGCGCGAGAAGTACAAGGCGCTGGATAGCTAA
- a CDS encoding ABC transporter permease subunit, translated as MNDLANSTMTTNPPKRIDFNTPELQRKRRIRALKDRLTRWYVLVGGLAVLAAITLIFFFLAYVVMPLFQGASLTAKDAITPAWMQDAGKPLMFSLEEQNQVAMRVSDRGQALFFDIDSGAELKRVDLPLPAGATVTSIGDDQPGQPLVAVGLSNGQAMVFRHTYKVSYPDGKKTISPAIEYPYGETPITLNEAGGALEHVSLNANDSTLMLVGSTGSQLNVLSLTSEENMMTGEITSEQKRIDLPQMTEPVKNIFVDPRQQWLYVINGRAQADVFSLRDKSLNGRYKLLENGDAEITASTQLVGGISLILGDSKGGLAQWFMARDPDGEQRLKQIRTFQMGTTPIVEITAEERRKGFVALDASGKLGVFHSTAHRTLLVDQVVEGQGLFGLSPRANRVIVEAGGKLQPLLLDNPHPEVSWSALWSKVWYENYDEPKYVWQSTAANTDFEPKLSLSPLTFGTLKAAFYAMLLAAPLAVAAAIYTAYFMAPGMRRKVKPVIELMEAMPTVILGFFAGLFLAPYVEGHLPGIFSLLMLLPVGILVAGFTFSRLPESIRLKVPDGWESALLIPVILFVGWLSLYMSPYMENWFFGGDMRMWISHDLGITYDQRNALVVGLAMGFAVIPNIYSIAEDAVFSVPRGLTLGSLALGATPWQTMTRVVILTASPGIFSALMIGMGRAVGETMIVLMATGNTPVMEMNLFEGLRTLAANVAVEMPESEVGGSHYRVLFLSALVLLLFTFIMNTLAELIRQRLRKKYSSL; from the coding sequence ATGAATGATCTGGCCAATTCCACAATGACTACAAATCCCCCCAAGCGAATTGATTTCAATACGCCTGAGTTGCAACGCAAGCGCCGCATCCGCGCGCTCAAGGATCGCCTGACCCGCTGGTACGTCCTGGTGGGCGGCCTCGCCGTTCTCGCCGCGATCACGCTGATCTTTTTCTTCCTCGCCTACGTGGTGATGCCCCTGTTCCAGGGTGCCAGCCTGACTGCCAAGGACGCCATCACGCCTGCCTGGATGCAAGATGCCGGCAAGCCACTGATGTTTTCCCTTGAAGAGCAGAACCAGGTCGCCATGCGGGTTTCCGACAGGGGCCAGGCACTGTTCTTCGACATCGACAGTGGTGCTGAACTCAAGCGCGTCGATCTGCCGCTTCCGGCCGGTGCTACCGTGACGTCCATCGGTGACGACCAGCCAGGTCAACCGCTGGTGGCGGTGGGATTGTCCAACGGCCAGGCCATGGTGTTCCGCCACACCTACAAAGTCAGCTACCCGGACGGCAAGAAGACTATCTCGCCGGCCATTGAATATCCGTATGGCGAAACCCCGATCACGCTGAACGAGGCGGGCGGTGCGCTGGAACATGTCAGCCTCAACGCCAACGATTCGACCCTGATGCTGGTGGGTTCTACCGGTTCGCAACTCAATGTTCTGTCGCTGACCAGCGAAGAAAACATGATGACCGGCGAAATCACCAGCGAGCAGAAGCGCATCGATCTGCCGCAGATGACTGAGCCTGTGAAGAACATCTTCGTCGACCCGCGTCAGCAGTGGCTGTACGTGATCAACGGTCGTGCCCAGGCCGACGTCTTCAGCCTGCGCGACAAGAGCCTTAACGGTCGCTACAAACTGCTGGAAAACGGTGACGCCGAAATCACCGCCAGTACCCAGCTCGTAGGCGGCATCTCGTTGATCCTTGGCGACTCCAAAGGTGGCCTGGCCCAGTGGTTCATGGCCCGCGACCCGGATGGCGAGCAGCGCCTGAAGCAGATCCGTACCTTCCAGATGGGCACCACGCCTATCGTTGAAATCACCGCCGAAGAGCGCCGCAAGGGCTTCGTGGCCCTCGATGCCTCCGGCAAGCTTGGCGTGTTCCACAGCACCGCACACCGTACCTTGCTGGTCGACCAGGTGGTCGAAGGCCAGGGCCTGTTCGGTCTGTCGCCACGGGCCAACCGCGTGATCGTCGAAGCCGGCGGCAAGCTGCAACCGCTGCTGCTGGACAACCCGCACCCGGAAGTATCGTGGAGCGCGTTGTGGAGCAAGGTCTGGTACGAAAACTACGACGAGCCTAAATACGTCTGGCAATCGACCGCCGCCAACACCGACTTCGAACCGAAACTGAGCCTGTCGCCGCTGACCTTCGGTACCCTGAAAGCCGCGTTCTACGCCATGCTGCTGGCCGCTCCACTGGCCGTCGCCGCGGCGATCTACACCGCGTACTTCATGGCCCCGGGCATGCGTCGCAAGGTCAAGCCGGTGATCGAGCTGATGGAAGCGATGCCGACGGTGATCCTCGGTTTCTTCGCCGGCCTGTTCCTCGCGCCGTATGTGGAAGGGCATCTGCCAGGCATCTTCAGCCTGCTGATGCTGCTGCCAGTCGGCATCCTGGTTGCCGGTTTCACCTTCAGCCGCCTGCCGGAATCGATTCGCCTGAAAGTCCCTGACGGCTGGGAAAGTGCCCTGCTGATTCCAGTGATCCTGTTCGTTGGCTGGCTGTCGCTGTACATGAGCCCGTACATGGAGAACTGGTTCTTCGGCGGCGACATGCGCATGTGGATCTCCCACGACCTGGGCATCACCTACGACCAGCGCAACGCATTGGTAGTCGGCCTGGCCATGGGCTTCGCGGTCATCCCAAACATCTACTCCATCGCCGAAGACGCCGTGTTCAGCGTGCCGCGTGGCCTGACCCTGGGTTCCCTGGCCCTCGGTGCCACGCCGTGGCAGACCATGACTCGCGTGGTGATCCTCACCGCCAGCCCGGGCATCTTCTCGGCGCTGATGATCGGCATGGGCCGTGCAGTCGGCGAAACCATGATCGTGTTGATGGCCACCGGTAACACCCCGGTCATGGAAATGAACCTGTTCGAAGGCCTGCGCACCCTGGCCGCCAACGTCGCGGTGGAAATGCCGGAGTCGGAAGTCGGCGGCAGCCACTACCGCGTGCTGTTCCTCTCGGCGCTGGTGCTGCTGTTGTTCACCTTCATCATGAACACCCTCGCGGAACTGATTCGTCAGCGTCTGCGCAAGAAATACTCGTCGCTTTAA
- a CDS encoding phosphate ABC transporter substrate-binding protein PstS, protein MKLKRLMAAMTFVAAGVATANAVAAVDPSIPSYTKTTGVSGNLSSVGSDTLANLMTLWAENYKKEYPNVNIQIQAAGSATAPPALTEGTSNLGPMSRKMKDTELAAFEQKYGYKPTAIPVAVDALAVFVHKDNPIQHLTMEQVDAIFSSTRLCGAKTDVKTWGDLGVTGDLANKPVQLFGRNSVSGTYGYFKEEALCKGDFKPNVNEQPGSASVVQSISSSLNGIGYSGIGYKTASVKTVALAKKGSTDFIEDTEENALNGKYPLSRFLYVYVNKAPNKPLAPLEAEFVKLVLSKQGQEVVVKDGYIPLPAKVAAKALADLGLQEGNNVAKK, encoded by the coding sequence ATGAAACTGAAGCGTTTGATGGCGGCAATGACTTTTGTCGCTGCTGGCGTTGCGACTGCCAACGCGGTTGCCGCTGTTGACCCGTCGATCCCGAGCTACACCAAGACCACCGGTGTGTCGGGCAACCTGTCCAGCGTCGGCTCCGATACCCTTGCCAACCTCATGACCCTCTGGGCTGAGAACTACAAAAAAGAATACCCGAACGTAAACATCCAGATTCAGGCCGCTGGCTCCGCCACTGCGCCACCTGCGCTGACTGAAGGCACCTCCAACCTGGGCCCGATGAGCCGCAAGATGAAGGACACCGAACTGGCTGCCTTCGAGCAGAAGTACGGCTACAAGCCAACCGCTATTCCGGTTGCAGTGGACGCCCTGGCCGTCTTCGTGCACAAGGACAACCCGATCCAGCACCTGACCATGGAACAGGTCGATGCGATCTTCTCGTCCACTCGTCTGTGCGGCGCTAAAACCGACGTTAAAACCTGGGGTGACCTGGGCGTGACGGGCGACCTGGCCAACAAGCCGGTGCAACTGTTCGGTCGTAACTCGGTATCCGGCACCTACGGCTACTTCAAGGAAGAAGCCCTGTGCAAAGGTGACTTCAAGCCAAACGTCAACGAACAACCAGGTTCGGCTTCGGTCGTGCAGTCGATCAGCTCCTCGCTGAACGGCATCGGTTACTCGGGCATCGGCTACAAGACCGCTAGCGTGAAGACGGTGGCCCTGGCCAAGAAAGGCTCCACTGACTTCATCGAAGACACCGAAGAAAACGCCCTGAACGGCAAGTACCCGCTGTCGCGCTTCCTGTACGTATACGTCAACAAAGCCCCGAACAAGCCTCTGGCCCCGCTGGAAGCCGAGTTCGTGAAGCTGGTTCTGTCCAAACAGGGCCAGGAAGTCGTGGTGAAAGACGGTTACATCCCACTGCCAGCCAAAGTTGCTGCAAAAGCACTGGCTGACCTGGGTCTGCAGGAAGGTAACAACGTAGCAAAAAAGTAA